A segment of the Flavobacteriales bacterium genome:
TGGATGAACGATCTGGTCATACAGCCCGATAACAAGATCGTGGTGGTCGGCAGCATCGGCGCCATCGGTGGCGGAGCCTTCCAGGATGCCATCATCATCCGCTATAATGCCGACGGCACACCCGACACCGATTTCGGCACCAACGGCCAGGTGGTCTGGACCGGCACCGGCGGCGATGACCGCCTTGCCGCGGTGGACATCGATGATCAAGGCCGCATCGTGGCGGCGGGCGAGACCGAGCTCGCCAGCGGCGAAATGCAGATGTTCATCCTATGCCTGCTGCCCGATGGCAGCTACGACAACAGCTTCTCCGGCAACGGAGAGGTCACCCGGGCCACCAGCGTGTACAACGATGGCAGCTACGCGCGTGACGTGGTCTGCATGGATGACGGCGGCATCATGGTGCTGGGCTACGAGCATTACACGCTCACCCAGCCCAACTACAATGCGGTGTCGTTCTGGAAGACCACGTCCACGGGCGGCATCGACCCCACCGTCGGCGGCGGCAGCTCCGCCACTTTCACCGACCTCTTCGATGATGACCTCTCCGATGTGGGCAACAGCATGGCTATTCGCGCCGACGGGAAATTCGTGGTGGGCACCGTGAGCGCCAATGCCCCCAATCAGCGCATGGGCTACGGCACCTTCGGCGCCAACGGCAGCCATCTGACCGCCGATTTCGAGAACACCTACGACCTCACCACCGGCAATGATGCGGCCAACAGCATCGTACTGATGCCCGATCAGCGTTGCGTACTGGCCGGCCCCAGCGGTACCCAAGCCGCGCTGGTGGGCATCATGCCCAACGCCAGCAGCGACCTCTCGTTCGGCGATCAGGGCGAGGTGATCGTGCAGGTGGGCGCCTCGTCCACTTCCTTGTACCAGGCCATCCGGCAGCCCTGGGACAAGGTGCTCATCACAGGAGGCTTCAACCCCGGCAACGGCATGTACCTGGGCCGCTACAATGCCGACGGCACCCCCGACGTGTCCTTTGGCAGCAACGGCTTCGCAACGCACCAGCCCGGAGGCGGCTTCGGCGATGGCCGCGCCATCGGCCTCCAGAGCGATGGCGGCATCATCGTTGGCGGTATACGCTACCTGAGCGGCAGCAACTACGACCTCTTCCTGTTGCGGTTCAGCAACGATCTCGCTACGAGCACGCCATCATCGATGGCGGAAATCGCGCTGCAGGCCTTCCCGAATCCCTTCACACAGGCGTTCACCGTGCCCGGTACGGTGGCGAATGGAAGCCTGCAGGTGATCGATGCGCTTGGGCGGATTGTGCATAGCGCGCGCACCAACGCAGAGCGCACCGTGGTGCAAGCCGAGCTGCCGGCGGGCGTGTACACCGTTCGCTATGAGCAAAGCCATCAGGCCGCGCGCTCGCTGCGTGTGTTGAAAGAGTAGCGCTCTGGATCACGCCTTGGCGCATTCGGGCCGGCATCGGCACGCCGGCTCGATCGGTTCACGCACGATGCCCTCTCGGTTGCATTCCCCTCGTCATGCATTCCGAATCCCGCCGCACGATCTTCGCCGTTCCGCCGAAAGGATGAAACCCATGCTGCACCGCTCCGCTCTTCTGTCTTCGCTCCTCCTCGTGCTCACTGCTTCCGCCCAGACCTGGGAGCTGATGACGCCGATCAAGACCCGCAGCGACCTGACCGCCGTGCGCATGCACAGCCCCACCGATGCCGTCACCATCGACCGCACCTTGGGCTACGTGCTGCGCACCAACGATGCGGGCGACAGCTGGGAGCGCATGCCCTACAACCTGCTGAACGTGCCGCGCAGCCTGTGGATGTGGGATGACCAGCGCGGCATCATCGGTGCCGAGTCCGGCCGCTTCTACCGCACCACCGACAACTGGAGCAGCGCCAGTTCGGTGAACCTCTTCGGCTTCGGCCACGCCGCCTGCCTCAGCTTCGTGAACGATACCCTGGGCTGGGCGGCGAGCGAGAGCGGCAAGATCGCCCGCACCACCGATGCCGGCGCCAACTGGACCCTGCAGACGAGCGGCACCACCAACGCCATCGTGGGCCTCCATTTCGTGAACGACACCCTCGGCTTCGCATCGGCCACCGGCGCGGTGCTCCTGCGCACCACCAACGGCGGCGACACGTGGACGCCGATCACCGCGCCCATCACCTATAACATGCGCGGCTTCCACTTCGCCGATGCGCTGAATGGGCTCGCAGTGGGCATCGGGGGCGAGATCATCCGCACCAGCGACGCGGGCCTCACGTGGACGGCACAGACCAGCCCCACCACCAACAGTCTGCTCAGCCTCTTCGCGCGCGGCAACCTGCTGATCGCCGTGGGCAACGGCGGCGTGGTGATGCGCAGCACCAACGGCGGCGATAGCTGGAGCGCCCAGATCCTCGAGACCTTCCAGGACCTCTACCACGCGTACGTGGACCCCAGCGGCTTCGGATTGCTCGGCGGCGAAGCTCGCGTGTACCGCACCACGGACCACGGCGCCACGTGGACGCCGGTGCAGATCGGCACCTACCACACCAAACTGAGCAAGGTGAGCTTCGGCACCGACCAGCTGGGTGCCGCCGCCGGATGGCAGACGCTGGGCGGTTTCGAGAACGGCGTGATGCGCTCCACCGACGGCGGACGCCACTGGGCCAACGCCAGCGCCGGCAGCGCCACCTGGGTGGGCATCCACCTGCGGTCCAACGGCATCGGCTGGCTCGGTGGCGGCTCGGGCGCCAACCGACACACCACCGACTACTTCGCCACCAGCACCAATCACCCCGGACCCAGCGTGGCCATCCGCAGCACCTGGGCCTTCAGCACCACCACCGCGCTGGCCTGCGGCGGCTACGTGAACGGCGGCTGCTACCGCACCACCAACGGCGGCAGCAGCTGGACCCACGTGCTCGATGGCGGCAACATCTACGATATCTGGTTCGTGAACGACAACCTCGGCTTCTGCGGCGGCGAGGGCGGCGTGCTGGCTCGCACCACCGATGGCGGCGCCACCTGGGAATGGCTGGACCCGCCGACCAACTCGGACATCAACAGCCTCTTCTTCCTCAACGATACACTGGGCTGGTTCTCGGGCAGCGGCGGCGCGCGCACCACCGACGGCGGCGATACGTGGACAATCCTCAACGAATTGCCGCAGTTCACCATGAGCATCTTCTTCACCGACCCCGACACCGGCTACGCGGTGCAGTACAGCGGCTACGTGCTGCGCACCACCGACGGCGGCGATAGCTGGGAGACCATCGTGCCCGCTCCCTTCGATGTGGGCCTGAACGACGCGCAGCTCGTGGACGGTGCCCTGCTGGCCGTGGGCGACCATGGCGATGTGTTCCGCGCGCCGCTGGAGTGTCCGCCCACGCCGCAGATCCCCAGCGTGCTGCAGAGCGGCTCCACGCTGTGCACCGCCTACCGTCCGCAGATCCAGTGGTACCTCAACGGCGAGCCGCTGCCCGATGGCACCGGGCCCTGCATCACCGCCGATGCGTCCGGCAACTACACCGTGGTGGTGACCGATGCGCTGGGCTGCACCAGCGCGCCCTCGGTGCCCGTGTCGATCATCTCCACCGCAGTGGACGCGCGCGCGACCGATGCGTTCGCGGTGTTCCCGAATCCCACCGGCGGCGCGATCACGCTGTCATTCGCGACCGATGGCGCGCATGCCCTGCTGCTCTGCGATGCGCAAGGGCGCGTGCTGCGCACCGAACGCGTGAACGGAGCCCGGGCCACGCTCACGCTAGCGGACCTGCCGCGCGGGCTCTACCTGCTGCGCGAAGCGGGGAGCGCCGGGGCTGTACGAGTGGTGAAGGAGTGAGGTGTTGGAAGTGGGTGGCTGAAGATGGTGGACCCATGCGGCGGTGAGTGGTTGGGGTGGCGATTGGGGTGGGTTATAGGATTTGCAGAGACCGGATGTAGACGATAACCGCAAGGCGAAGGGGCTCTTCCATTCAAGCCCGCCAAGCAGTGCCCCACGAGAGGAACGGGTCCATTCAATACTATTGCGATAAACCTGCCCTTCATATGCGCCACAAGACCGGGAATGGCATTCGTATGCTGCAACTCGCTTGCCTCTTCATGGGATCCGGCAACATGGTGCTAGCCCAGGAATCCGAGCCGGTCATCCGGGGCAGCGGTTTCCTACGTGGCGGCTACAACCGATCACTGAATGAGTTCACGCCCGGATCTGGCCTCAACCTGATCATGGGCACCGATTACTACTTCGATTCTGGCGCCAACCGCAAACTACGATACGGCCTCAGCGTGGATTGGCTCCAGATCTCGGTGAATGCCGGCCGCAACGACTACGAAGAATGGGAGTTCTATCCGGAGATGCAGTTGCTCCGGCCGGGCTTGTTGCTGAGCCTGCTGGTGGGCAGCAACACGGTCCTTGACCTGAAGTACATCGTGATGCCCACGGCGGGCGTCCTGCTCATCAATCAGAGCAATGATGGGCCACGAGGCCGAAGCCCTGGGAGCAATACGTATGCGAGTTGGGGCTTCACCCACGGCCCTTACGTAGGCCTCAAGGCCGGCCGTTTCATGTCGGGCGTTGAACTGCCCATCGGTAATCTGTGGTTCGACGACAGCGAGGGCGAGAATGGGCTGGACAAGGAGCTAGCCGGCCGGCTGCCATGGTGCGGCTGAATCTGGGATTCAAGTTCAAGTAGGCACCGAACTAGTTGCAACGTGTAAGCCTCGCTGATGAGAAAAGTCGGCGGACCCATGCGGTGGGTGATTGGGTGGCGATTGGGGTGGTCCATGGGATTAGTGGAGGCCCTGTGGAAACCGGGCCCGAACTGCCATTGCGGGGGGTGAATGCCACCTGTTCGGCGCAGGCGCTGGTTTCACAAGGGCTTCAGTGATTGTGGTTCCGGATTATTCGTTCAGTGCAAGAACGAGTTCAGATCAAACTTCTCTTTCCACCTTATGCTTCGCCAACCCCGCATCAATTCTGCGGGGCTTTCGCCAAAAGGCGACCGCGCGTCGGGAGCCTGCCCCGGGCGAAGACCCGGGGTGGACGCCCACGCACGCAGCCTGCCGTGAGCAAGCACGCGCGGGTTCTCCGTAGCTCGTCATTCCGGAACGCGGGCCTGCTTTCCGAATGCAGGCTCACCGGTGCAGCGCGGACCCGCGTATTCGGAATCTCACGAGTGCTTCAGCGATTGTGGAGTCGTGCTGCTCGTTCAGCGAAAGGAACACGTTCATGTCAAATTTCTTTTTCCACCTTTTTGGCGGCAAAAAGGTGGAGCCAAAAAGCCGCCACGGCCAAGTCACTGCCCAACTCGCACAGGCCCGCAGCACGAGCTCCCCGAGTTGGGCGCGCCCGCGCAGGCCGTGGACAGCCACCGCACGCATCCTGCCGCGAGCAAGCACTCGCGAGTTGGATGACGGACGCCACCGCACGCAGCCTGCCGCGAGCAAGATGACGGACAGCCACCGCACGCAGCCTGCTGCGTGCCTGCCGCGACTTCATCATCCTATGGCATTGCGCGACGCGCATTACTTTCGCCCCTGCATCCCGAGCGTCCGCTGCAAGGCGGACCCCCAACCGAGCTTCGACGCCACGGTGGGAGAACGATGCGGACCGGCCCGGTCAAAAAAAGTCGAACCAGGGACCGTTGCGCGTCGTGGACCTCCAAGAGGCGGGCGTTCGGGTGCTTCACCAACACCCAACACCATGAGCGAAGCACAGGAAGTCGTTACCGCCCTCATCGATGGCGAGCTGGTCACCGGCCGCATCACCCTCCGCACGGTGCACCGCATCGAGGTCACCATCACCCACCCCTACCGCTGGCTCTTCGCCATCGCCAATGTGCCCGGGTACGCCGCGAAGGGCGTGGGCTACCTCGGGCCCAATGGGCCCCTGCACGCGCAAGAGCTGCTGGCGAGGCTGCTCCGCACGGGCCGCTACCTGGAGCAGGCGCTGCCCACAGTGCTCGAGGCGCTGCGCGCCGATGAGCGCCAGCTCGCGCGCTTCACCCTCCTGCTGCGCGACGCCCTGCGCCACGATGCGCCGCTCGATGAGCGCACCCTGCACGCACAGGCCGAACGACTGGAGCTCAGCACGCAAGGGATCCACCCGCCGCTGACCTGGCAGGAGCCCTACGTGAATGCCCACGCCGCGCACCAGGCCAACGTGCTGCTGTGGCATGCGCTGCAGGGCGAGGCGGTCAGCGTGCGCGCGTGACTGAGCGCCACATAAGCACCCAACGCAACATGGCGCTGGCCACCACATCCTTGCCAGTTAGCAGCGACGCCAGAGACATGTCGCCGCCCAGGATGTAGAGCAGGATGTTGGTATTGATGGCTACGCGCTCATTCCTCATCGCGGAGCGCGCGTTGGAACCTCACCGGGTCCTTGTGCAAGGGCGCCGTGCC
Coding sequences within it:
- a CDS encoding T9SS type A sorting domain-containing protein, whose protein sequence is MRTILPALAAISVAAATAQPGTLDLSFGTNGEALIDAGSGYDWMNDLVIQPDNKIVVVGSIGAIGGGAFQDAIIIRYNADGTPDTDFGTNGQVVWTGTGGDDRLAAVDIDDQGRIVAAGETELASGEMQMFILCLLPDGSYDNSFSGNGEVTRATSVYNDGSYARDVVCMDDGGIMVLGYEHYTLTQPNYNAVSFWKTTSTGGIDPTVGGGSSATFTDLFDDDLSDVGNSMAIRADGKFVVGTVSANAPNQRMGYGTFGANGSHLTADFENTYDLTTGNDAANSIVLMPDQRCVLAGPSGTQAALVGIMPNASSDLSFGDQGEVIVQVGASSTSLYQAIRQPWDKVLITGGFNPGNGMYLGRYNADGTPDVSFGSNGFATHQPGGGFGDGRAIGLQSDGGIIVGGIRYLSGSNYDLFLLRFSNDLATSTPSSMAEIALQAFPNPFTQAFTVPGTVANGSLQVIDALGRIVHSARTNAERTVVQAELPAGVYTVRYEQSHQAARSLRVLKE
- a CDS encoding T9SS type A sorting domain-containing protein, giving the protein MLHRSALLSSLLLVLTASAQTWELMTPIKTRSDLTAVRMHSPTDAVTIDRTLGYVLRTNDAGDSWERMPYNLLNVPRSLWMWDDQRGIIGAESGRFYRTTDNWSSASSVNLFGFGHAACLSFVNDTLGWAASESGKIARTTDAGANWTLQTSGTTNAIVGLHFVNDTLGFASATGAVLLRTTNGGDTWTPITAPITYNMRGFHFADALNGLAVGIGGEIIRTSDAGLTWTAQTSPTTNSLLSLFARGNLLIAVGNGGVVMRSTNGGDSWSAQILETFQDLYHAYVDPSGFGLLGGEARVYRTTDHGATWTPVQIGTYHTKLSKVSFGTDQLGAAAGWQTLGGFENGVMRSTDGGRHWANASAGSATWVGIHLRSNGIGWLGGGSGANRHTTDYFATSTNHPGPSVAIRSTWAFSTTTALACGGYVNGGCYRTTNGGSSWTHVLDGGNIYDIWFVNDNLGFCGGEGGVLARTTDGGATWEWLDPPTNSDINSLFFLNDTLGWFSGSGGARTTDGGDTWTILNELPQFTMSIFFTDPDTGYAVQYSGYVLRTTDGGDSWETIVPAPFDVGLNDAQLVDGALLAVGDHGDVFRAPLECPPTPQIPSVLQSGSTLCTAYRPQIQWYLNGEPLPDGTGPCITADASGNYTVVVTDALGCTSAPSVPVSIISTAVDARATDAFAVFPNPTGGAITLSFATDGAHALLLCDAQGRVLRTERVNGARATLTLADLPRGLYLLREAGSAGAVRVVKE